A single genomic interval of Penaeus vannamei isolate JL-2024 chromosome 33, ASM4276789v1, whole genome shotgun sequence harbors:
- the LOC113821267 gene encoding uncharacterized protein isoform X1, whose protein sequence is MVTLRQRGVSPTMAIDASGVWPSAAGRRGSITSYKFRVREERKKVIRISNAKYRTIEDHESGLRRFVLIRNTLRRLQREAREEKLARHRAGATNVSPSYLSASRPRSPSPPCDMQVSDVLSVYGQPAPTPISALEEDDPVPAPKRPRLFLDDDKENERGSCESRLMECGVDDKDDSRIIVDDTQEILRDLYETFTGESISAQPRPSTPTPPRPDTPFAAPAYSCTLPSTTTPSLTTTNNSSSSSTNNNTSTYTNSYSSMGTGGSSYHDWGRTQQQQYACGHASLLGNDLQSVVFHSLIASLES, encoded by the exons ATGGTTACTCTTAGACAAAGAG GTGTTAGCCCGACTATGGCCATCGACGCCAGTGGAGTTTGGCCAAGCGCAGCTGGTCGTCGCGGCAGCATCACCAGCTACAAGTTCCGCGTTCGGGAGGAACGCAAGAAAGTGATCCGCATCTCGAACGCCAAGTACCGCACCATAGAGGACCACGAGAGCGGCCTGCGGAGATTCGTACTCATCAG GAACACCCTGAGACGCCTGCAGCGCGAGGCTCGCGAGGAGAAGTTGGCTCGTCACCGCGCTGGTGCCACGAATGTGTCGCCGTCCTACCTGTCTGCCTCTCggccccgctccccctccccgccctgcgACATGCAGGTGTCTGACGTGCTCAGTGTGTACGGCCAGcccgcccccacgcccatctCCGCCCTCGAGGAGGACGACCCGGTGCCGGCGCCCAAGAGGCCCAGACTCTTCCTCGACGACGACAAGGAGAACGAGCGTGGCTCTTGCGAGTCGCGGCTGATGGAGTGCGGAGTGGACGACAAGGACGACTCCAGGATCATTGTCGACGACACCCAGGAGATTCTGCGGGATCTGTATGAGACTTTCACGGGCGAGTCAATCAGCGCCCAACCCCGCCCCTCAACGCCCACGCCGCCTCGCCCAGACACGCCATTTGCCGCCCCTGCCTACTCATGCACCCTACCTTCCACCACCACGCCCTCCCTCACCACTACAAACAACAGTAGCAGCTCCAGTACCAATAATAACACTAGTACCTATACAAACAGCTACAGCAGCATGGGCACCGGGGGCAGCAGCTACCATGACTGGGGCAGGACACAGCAACAGCAGTATGCGTGTGGCCACGCCTCGCTCCTAGGAAACGACCTCCAGTCCGTTGTGTTCCACAGCCTCATCGCTTCGCTCGAGTCGTAA
- the LOC113821267 gene encoding uncharacterized protein isoform X2: MAIDASGVWPSAAGRRGSITSYKFRVREERKKVIRISNAKYRTIEDHESGLRRFVLIRNTLRRLQREAREEKLARHRAGATNVSPSYLSASRPRSPSPPCDMQVSDVLSVYGQPAPTPISALEEDDPVPAPKRPRLFLDDDKENERGSCESRLMECGVDDKDDSRIIVDDTQEILRDLYETFTGESISAQPRPSTPTPPRPDTPFAAPAYSCTLPSTTTPSLTTTNNSSSSSTNNNTSTYTNSYSSMGTGGSSYHDWGRTQQQQYACGHASLLGNDLQSVVFHSLIASLES, from the exons ATGGCCATCGACGCCAGTGGAGTTTGGCCAAGCGCAGCTGGTCGTCGCGGCAGCATCACCAGCTACAAGTTCCGCGTTCGGGAGGAACGCAAGAAAGTGATCCGCATCTCGAACGCCAAGTACCGCACCATAGAGGACCACGAGAGCGGCCTGCGGAGATTCGTACTCATCAG GAACACCCTGAGACGCCTGCAGCGCGAGGCTCGCGAGGAGAAGTTGGCTCGTCACCGCGCTGGTGCCACGAATGTGTCGCCGTCCTACCTGTCTGCCTCTCggccccgctccccctccccgccctgcgACATGCAGGTGTCTGACGTGCTCAGTGTGTACGGCCAGcccgcccccacgcccatctCCGCCCTCGAGGAGGACGACCCGGTGCCGGCGCCCAAGAGGCCCAGACTCTTCCTCGACGACGACAAGGAGAACGAGCGTGGCTCTTGCGAGTCGCGGCTGATGGAGTGCGGAGTGGACGACAAGGACGACTCCAGGATCATTGTCGACGACACCCAGGAGATTCTGCGGGATCTGTATGAGACTTTCACGGGCGAGTCAATCAGCGCCCAACCCCGCCCCTCAACGCCCACGCCGCCTCGCCCAGACACGCCATTTGCCGCCCCTGCCTACTCATGCACCCTACCTTCCACCACCACGCCCTCCCTCACCACTACAAACAACAGTAGCAGCTCCAGTACCAATAATAACACTAGTACCTATACAAACAGCTACAGCAGCATGGGCACCGGGGGCAGCAGCTACCATGACTGGGGCAGGACACAGCAACAGCAGTATGCGTGTGGCCACGCCTCGCTCCTAGGAAACGACCTCCAGTCCGTTGTGTTCCACAGCCTCATCGCTTCGCTCGAGTCGTAA